Proteins co-encoded in one Prevotella sp. E13-27 genomic window:
- the gltX gene encoding glutamate--tRNA ligase — protein MTITDNATSRVEGRRVRVRFAPSPTGPLHIGGVRTALYNYLFARQHGGDLVFRIEDTDTNRFVPQAEAYIIEAFQWLGIKFDEGVSFGGNYGPYRQSERRDIYKKYVKQLLDAGKAYIAFDTPEELDAKRAEIQNFQYDNKTRLQMRNSLTMPADEVEKLIAEGKQYVVRIKIDAGQEVLVDDMIRGEVHVKSDILDDKVLYKSADELPTYHLANIVDDHLMEITHVIRGEEWLPSAPLHVLLYRAFGWEDTMPRFAHLPLLLKPDGKGKLSKRDGDRLGFPVFPLDWKDEQGVVTSAGYREQGYFPEAVVNFLALLGWNPGTEQEMFTLEELVNAFDIEKCSKAGAKFAYEKGIWFNHEYILQKSAEEIGHLFEPICREHGVTDSFERIVKVCEMMKDRVNFVKELWPLCSFFFEAPTAYDEKTAKKRWKEDSAETLKELCTVLEGIDDFSLENQEKIVHEWIESKELKLGNVMNAWRLALVGEGKGPGMFDISAFLGKEETIRRTLKACEVLR, from the coding sequence ATGACTATAACAGATAATGCTACTTCTCGAGTAGAAGGAAGAAGAGTAAGAGTGCGTTTTGCACCAAGTCCAACAGGTCCTCTGCATATCGGCGGCGTGCGTACTGCCTTGTATAACTACCTTTTTGCACGTCAGCACGGCGGTGACTTAGTTTTCCGTATTGAAGACACTGATACAAACCGCTTTGTTCCACAGGCAGAGGCATATATCATTGAGGCTTTCCAGTGGTTAGGCATAAAGTTCGACGAAGGAGTTTCCTTCGGTGGTAATTATGGTCCTTATCGCCAGAGCGAACGCCGTGATATCTACAAAAAATATGTCAAGCAGCTCCTTGATGCAGGAAAAGCCTACATCGCTTTTGACACGCCTGAAGAGCTGGATGCCAAGCGTGCCGAGATTCAGAATTTCCAATATGACAACAAGACGCGTCTTCAGATGCGCAACTCGCTGACCATGCCTGCCGATGAGGTAGAGAAACTCATTGCCGAGGGCAAGCAGTATGTGGTTCGCATAAAGATTGACGCTGGACAGGAAGTGCTCGTTGATGACATGATTCGCGGTGAGGTTCACGTAAAGAGCGACATCCTCGACGATAAGGTGCTTTACAAGAGTGCCGACGAGCTTCCCACATATCACCTGGCAAACATCGTTGACGACCATCTCATGGAGATAACCCATGTCATCCGCGGTGAGGAATGGCTCCCCTCTGCCCCACTCCACGTGCTCCTCTATAGAGCTTTCGGTTGGGAAGACACCATGCCACGCTTTGCCCACCTGCCTCTGCTGCTGAAGCCCGATGGAAAGGGTAAGCTGTCAAAGCGCGATGGCGACCGACTGGGCTTCCCAGTATTCCCACTCGACTGGAAAGACGAGCAGGGTGTGGTTACCTCAGCAGGCTATCGCGAACAGGGCTACTTCCCCGAGGCTGTTGTCAACTTCCTCGCACTGCTGGGATGGAACCCTGGCACAGAGCAGGAGATGTTCACCCTCGAAGAGCTTGTCAACGCGTTCGACATTGAGAAATGCTCTAAGGCAGGTGCGAAGTTCGCATACGAGAAGGGCATCTGGTTCAACCACGAGTATATACTGCAGAAGTCAGCCGAGGAGATTGGCCACCTGTTTGAGCCTATATGCCGCGAACACGGAGTAACCGACTCATTCGAGCGTATCGTCAAGGTATGTGAGATGATGAAAGACCGCGTGAACTTCGTCAAAGAGCTATGGCCACTGTGCTCATTCTTCTTCGAGGCACCAACAGCCTACGACGAGAAGACGGCAAAGAAGCGCTGGAAGGAAGACTCTGCCGAGACACTGAAGGAGCTATGCACAGTTCTTGAGGGTATCGACGACTTCTCTCTTGAGAATCAGGAGAAGATTGTACATGAATGGATAGAGAGCAAGGAGCTGAAGCTCGGCAATGTGATGAACGCATGGCGTCTGGCTCTCGTAGGCGAAGGCAAGGGTCCTGGCATGTTCGACATCTCCGCATTCCTTGGCAAGGAAGAAACCATTCGTCGCACGCTGAAAGCATGCGAGGTGTTAAGATAA
- a CDS encoding 3-deoxy-D-manno-octulosonic acid transferase, whose translation MYNLIIYIYLLGVAIASLFSEKVRKMWRGERDAFRVLKEKVDPTARYVWVHAASLGEFEQGRPLIEKIKSEHPEVKILLTFFSPSGYEVRKNYAGADIICYLPLDTIINARRFLRIIRPEMAFFIKYEFWYNYLHILKHRNVPVYSVSSIFRESQVFFRWYGKQYSRVLKCFTHFYVQNETSKRLLEGIGLTNVTISGDTRFDRVLQIKEQSKQLPIVETFVGDCKNVFVAGSSWQPDEEIFIKYLISKLGGENRTWKLVIAPHVIGEEHLKQIMSLLYGKKIVRYTEVAAADKVSLQPTAEPQQLKDADVLIIDCFGLLSSIYHYGTVTYVGGGFGVGIHNVLEAAVWEKPVVIGPNNQKFQEAQELKTVGGCFEIANYEDFDILMERFENEPNFLSGAGQKAGNYVKGKSGATEKVLSDVTI comes from the coding sequence ATGTACAACCTCATCATCTACATCTACCTCCTTGGCGTTGCCATCGCAAGCCTTTTCAGCGAGAAGGTTCGCAAGATGTGGCGTGGCGAGCGCGATGCTTTCCGCGTACTCAAGGAGAAGGTTGACCCCACGGCACGCTATGTGTGGGTACACGCAGCCTCGCTTGGTGAGTTTGAGCAAGGGCGTCCGCTCATTGAGAAGATAAAGAGTGAGCATCCTGAGGTAAAAATCCTACTCACGTTCTTTTCACCATCGGGCTATGAGGTGCGAAAGAACTATGCAGGTGCCGACATCATCTGCTACCTGCCTCTTGACACCATTATAAATGCGCGCCGTTTCCTACGCATCATTCGCCCTGAGATGGCATTCTTCATCAAGTATGAGTTCTGGTACAACTATCTCCACATACTGAAGCACCGCAATGTTCCTGTATATAGTGTGAGCAGCATCTTCCGCGAAAGCCAGGTATTCTTCCGCTGGTACGGCAAGCAGTACAGCCGTGTGCTGAAATGTTTCACCCACTTCTATGTGCAGAATGAGACAAGCAAGCGACTGCTGGAAGGCATCGGACTGACCAATGTCACCATCTCTGGCGACACACGCTTCGACCGTGTGCTTCAGATAAAAGAGCAGTCTAAGCAGCTGCCTATTGTCGAGACATTCGTGGGCGACTGCAAGAACGTGTTCGTGGCAGGTTCTTCGTGGCAGCCTGACGAGGAGATATTCATCAAATATCTCATCAGCAAGCTTGGCGGCGAGAACAGAACATGGAAACTGGTCATCGCGCCTCACGTCATTGGCGAGGAACATCTGAAACAAATTATGTCGCTGCTTTATGGCAAGAAGATTGTACGCTACACCGAGGTGGCTGCTGCCGACAAGGTGTCGCTACAGCCCACAGCAGAGCCTCAGCAGCTGAAAGATGCCGATGTGCTCATCATAGACTGTTTCGGACTCTTGTCAAGCATCTACCATTATGGCACCGTTACCTATGTAGGTGGTGGTTTTGGAGTAGGAATACACAATGTCTTGGAGGCAGCCGTTTGGGAGAAGCCTGTAGTGATAGGTCCAAACAACCAGAAGTTCCAGGAAGCGCAAGAGCTGAAGACCGTTGGCGGATGCTTCGAGATAGCCAACTACGAGGATTTCGACATTCTCATGGAGCGCTTCGAAAACGAGCCGAACTTTCTTTCAGGTGCCGGACAAAAGGCAGGCAACTACGTGAAAGGAAAGTCAGGAGCTACAGAAAAGGTTCTG